AATAGAATCAGCGACAGTTCAGGTTGAGAgttacttttccttttaaaactgaTTCTCCATATAATACAAAAATGAGGAACAGACATGGCATCGTTAATGGTCTAAACTTAACATTAGCTAAACTTAATATTTAgatttcaaataatattttttttctaagcattgATACACATGGTAACTGAGATATCTATGCACTTTTTCTTGTGAAATTTTATCCATTTGGCTTGGATTTAAAAATCTCTGGCCtcttgattttacttttttcttcttttcttagaaGGGCATTGTAGAAGCATGGCAAGAAGGCTAACATTGCCTATCTGATTTCTGTATCTCCACCACACTTTTTAATCAGCCTTTGTAACATTCCATAGACTTTCGAAAGTAGAGAAGATTTATTAGACAGAACTAACCACTTGATCTACCACACCAATACTCTGTGAATTATTTTAGATGTTATCTACTCTACAGTAGCTGTAAGTtctaagaaatggaaagaactgaaaataaaagaagggagTAGCTCAGAAAACACTGTGTTGGGAGCTTCTCATGAGCATAAGGGGCAACACTGGATAATGTGGAGTGCACAACAATTTTTCAGATCAGCTCATTATCTCACTAACAGTAAGCATGCTTTTTcaccttttaaatattttcatcactTTTCACATAATGATTAATATTCAtgcatacattttttaaaattagactTAAAGAATGTTGTGTATTTTCCTATCTCTAAAGCAAGATTCATTATCTCGGGCTCTGTAAAAATACTAAGAGAATTTGTACCAGGCACATCCTTCAACCAAATCAGTTTCCCTCCTTAATACATTTGGCAAATATGCTCATTTTCTACTGAGCCTGCTCACCACACACTTCATTTTACTCACATTCAACTCTTCTTACATCACATTTGGCTCCTAACAGTGGTGTCTCTAACAATTTCATTTGTTATTAATTAAATTATGACAGGCATCCaataaaacaaagccaaaactgTGGACCTGTTTTTCCGACCTTTCTGTCTCCTTCAGTTTCTATGCTGGAATTTCTGAGAATGGGAACAGGAATAAATAAGTAAGTTGATTAGAAGCAGATAGGTTTTCTgtcaaacattttaatattgttCTTAACATACATTGCCCCAGGGGGTCAGGACTTGTAGACTATAAGTCATATGAGCCTGTAGTATAGGCTTGAAGAAAACCATTTCTGTCTCTGAACTCTTTTCAATAAAAAAGCCTTTATCTAATTTTAGCTGATTTTTTAGGTGGTTGCAGGACAAAATTACCATCTAACATTTTTTGTCCAGAAGACAAACTGCTCAAAAAAAGAGTTTGAAAAGCTTAGTGAGGACTGTGAAGCCACAACAAACAGTGTAAGTAACAATGATGTTGCCAATGGTAGTGTTTCTAATGGGTAATTCCTTTGCAATCTGAAACCCACACAAAGTAAGCTCACATTTGATCCTGATTTCTCTTACCTTTGCTTCAACACCTTCTGGTGTTTGCAACCCCAAACCAGTGACAATAGCAGTAAAACAAGAAGCTTAAACCGAGCTACTTCAACTGTGGTATCTGGGTGctcactgcaaagcaaaaggGACTTTTCTCTGATAATGAGgaatcaaagaaagaaagtggCTGTGATACGATGGCAATGCTCCTGAATATGTTGcactttcagtaaagaaaagtGAGAGATTTTAGTGTTCTCAGTGTGCAAAGGAATTATGCTTCTACAGTACATGCTGCTGACACCGGGAAAATCTGTTCCAGACACTGGAAATAATGCTGATAGAGCCAGAAACCAATGATGAGGGAGCTGTTGGGAAAGAGAAGGTTCATTTTCCACTCCTTCTTCCCACCATATGAACAGTGCTCACCTCTAAGAACTAAAAACTGCTGGTGCAGCTGGCATTAcccagaaaaataagaaatacccagaaaaataagaaatacctCTCACTCTCTCAATTTCCCAGTCTTTAGTAGGGGTAGTATTTTTAACAAGGAATGTTTGTTAGGAATGCCATGAAGATTAAACAGTGCTCCAAAAGTGCTGGGCACAAATCCAATATCCAATTCAAAAGTGCAGTATAATGTTCACATAGGCATCCTACGAGGTCAATAAGCTAAGCAGTGATCTGTCCCAGCATGGACTTCTTCATCATTAAAACTGATTCCATATATATTCAAGTAAAACTCCAAGTATTTAAAAgtattattaaaatgttttctttttttttttgtgcacagCTCATTCATGTTGTTTGATGTTCTCTTGGCTTAACGTGCTGTTTTTGATGTTTTGTCAACAGCTACCACTGCGCTGTGAAGCACAAATTTACGTGGTCCCATGGGAGAACAAAATCTTCCCCAAGGTTAACTGCTCTCAATACCAGATAATGGTAtgacagcttttcttcattacCCATCATCActaggggaggttcagactggatacaagaaaaaaaacatgtttacagtaagggtgatgaggcactggcacaggttgcccagagaggtggtgaatgccccatccctggagacacacAAGGTCAgcctggatggggccctggtggagctgtaggtgtccctcttcagtgcagggagttggGCCAGATGActttttaaggtcccttccaattcaaacaattctatgattctatgataaaagagaggagatttagataaATGTTAGGgggaattttttcactcagaaggtgttaaggcactggcacaggctgcccagaaaagcacTGGctgcccttccctggaggtgttcaaggccaggctggatggggcagcctgatctagtggctgggaACCCTGACTGAAGCAGCAGGTTTGGAACTAGAGGATCTTataggttccttccaacctaagccattctatgatcataAGTGAAGGCATGCATTAATTTCTTTATCCATTCCAAATGATCCCATTACTAGCTAGCCATGAACATGGGGCAGTTTGAGAGCTTCAgaatacaatatatatatatatttcttattaTCAGAACTTTTTTAGTTCTGATTATAATTCTGATGATTGCAGGTTGTTagtttgggttgtttttgttgttgtttttaataaatccAGAGGTTCCCATGCTCCCCAATCAAGAAAAGAAGATCAAGCAAATAAATTGAGATTGATTAACCCGCATTCACATTAAGCAACTTTACTATGCTCAGCACTTTCATAATTATCTATTCATTCTTTATGTATCAACTAATAAATGGCTCTCCCTTTTTGTCTCCATTAAAATATTGAATCCACAACAACTTCCAAATTTAGCTCCAACCTAAAGAACCCCAATTTGCAGTTAGATAAGGATCAGGCACTACAGTTGACAGAAATGACACCCattattttcacagaactgtATATCAGGCACTCAATCTATATTTTCCAGTGGAACACTGATGGTGGAATAGAGGTTActcaaaaacaatcaaacatTTTATAGTGTCAGCGTTAACCTCTGTGTATTATTTCCAACAGTCCTATGAAATATATatgtcaaatgaaaaaatagaaaactgaatAGCTACATTTCATGTGGCAAATCAATCCAGACCTAGGGTATATTCCTGCACTGAGACTATCCAAAGATGTGTCAAACTTCAGTATGAAAATATCAGAATGCTATACTTTAACAAGAGCAGGGATCATTAGTCCTAGAAATGAACCGTATTGTTCATAAATTAAAACGAATACATATATTCCTCTCTGTAGTCTCACTCCCATGTCAACTGGCAAAATTTCAGTGATAAATTGCTCTTTTAACATACAGCTGTTAAAATACTCCAAAATTATTGAAGAGGACGTTTGTTTTCATGCTTATTACAGACACAAAAGATTATTAAGATTGCTTTGAAAAATTTGGTATAATTGACCCATATATTGCAATGAAGTTTTGATCTTGCCAAATCTGAAGCCATTGTTCTTGTATACGTAACAAACACAGCTATTATTGCATTGTTTTTCAGACCGCAATGGTGAGAAGGCCTCCAGGATTCACTCCTTTACGAAGCTTTGCTGTACTATCACAGGTAGACGAAACTTCACCCTCCAATGCAACTGAAGGAGAAAGTCAAAGAGCTGGTGAAGAAGTAAGAAAAGATGATAGACAGGGACCAGATGGCGAAGGTGAACCCGGGCCTAAACACAGGCATAAACATAGGCACGGACTGAAAATGGATCATGAATCTGCCAAAAGGCACAGGCACAAAACTGACTGTGGGCACAGGAATGACCATAGGTGTGGACATCAGAAACATGGTAAAAATGGTAAACATAAACATCACAAATCTGAATCTTCTGAGGAATCCACTGAAAGGGTTTTGAGTCAAAAAGAAACCTTCCCATCATCCACTGCTGAAACAGCATTAGAGCTCGTTAATCCAGATGTTGTAAGGACAGAAACCGGTACTCCTACAGAACCAGTAAATTCTCCTGATATCTCTTCATTTAACGGGTTGCTGGATCACACAGAATCCCCTCTCCCCAAGTGTCCTGGAAAACCTTGGAAACCAATTCTGGACCTGCCCATTCCTTCCAGCCTTCCCAGGGAATTCTTAAATGAGGATCTCTTGCCTTCTGTCACAGAAAACATCGACCTTACAACagaaaacccaccaccacctgaaaatgaagagatgaGCTTTGATCTTGCAGATGCATTACAATAATTCAAGCATTGTAGGATCCTCTCCAAAAGCCCCAcagagaaaaccagaaaatatCTGCCTTTTGAAATGTATGAGATCTAAGAGGCAAAAGCTCCTATTCAGTCAGCTAAAATACTCAAGTTGGTCATCAGTGCTCCATGTCTGCTTAACTGTTGCACATTTGGCAAAAACGTACACCAGGCATGGCAGCAATGATTCAGAAGCTGTTCAGTAAAGGGACTGGGCAAATCAACAGCTTTCTGCTTCCAAAGTTCCAGTCACAACCATCACATCTGCCCCACATGGCTACGAGCACACAGCAAACCACTGCATCAAATTTCACTATatcatgtttaaaaaacaaagaattttgtAGAATACATGAAGAATATCAACCAAATACGCACAACAAAAAAGCCAGTACAGAGCAAGGATGCCTTTCTTAGATATCTGAAATTATATTTCTCTAATTTCCTGGAGCAAatctttcaaagaagaaaataaaggaaccTATTTTACTCGTCGATTTCTTGACTCCAAATAACATTGCCACCAGTCTATCTACTGCTAATCAGATCCTGGAATTTTTTCATTCATTGCTTTCCATGCAGGATAAAATGCAAAgtctatattttcttttttgcacaTGACAAGTACTGATTGTACAAAGCTAAATAAAGGAAAGTCCTAAGAGTTATGTTTAGTTgtttgattcattttctttttccccccaaatacGGAGTAGTATGATTCTGGGCATAGCTGGGAGTTTGTGTATAAGTCTAAGTTCAGAccagtttttctttaaattactATAGCAATTTGAGTAAATCACAAAAAAAACTGcatcaagagaaataaaaacacgaAGACAAGAAAAGCTAAGCATCCTTCCATCTCTGATTCAGCTGAATGAAAAAGACAGGCAGAGCCTTGCCATGTCATCCTTACAGAGCACACCTGCACAGCCACAGGCAGTGAGGCAGAGTGATCAGAGCAGCACAGTAAGAGCCAGGACTCCTACACTTCTCACTGCCTTGAACTTCTCATGTCCTATAGTGATTatgtgaggcctcaccagtgcttcATACAAAGACGACTATTTCAGTTTTGACTTATTGTTTTTATAGTGTAAAGAAATgattaccttaaaaaaaaaaatcattctttacTAAAAGCCAGTGTTGCAGTGTAAAAAACTTGGAAACAGTATGTTCTGACATTTTTAGAATGGAACATTTCTATTTCTCATTGATGTGCTCCCACAGAAAGTTTTAATTATAACAGAACAGTACTTTCTGACAGCATCTTTTTCCGTTAGAAAACGACTGACCTGCTCTGAAACACTTGCTGCCGAAAAGCTCTACAGAGCCGCCAGTCGCTCCTCTTGTTGGAGCCGCTCGAGCACTCCACTCAGCGCATCCCAATGCTTAGGAAGTAATTTCCCTCCTCGGCCAGCAGATGGCAGATTTTCTGCTGAAGCTAAATCGCTCATCTCCAAATACTATCTCCAAATTAGGGTGTCGTGATTGCCACGAAAGGTTTAGCAGGCTTAACAATTAGCGTGCCTTTTGTATCAGTAACACCACACTTGTGCAACCTGTATTAAATGTTAAGCTCCATCAGCAGAGCATAAAAAGCTTGCCACTTACTCATTCTGTGCAAGGTGTATAAATAAAGCTGTAcgtgaatataaaaaaaaataatagcaaatcctgcctcagaagaaaaaaaaaatagcattctgGCTCATACAGACAATTGGAACTGGTAGTCTGGGGTATGAAAATATGTCTGAATTAAAGCTCTGTTCCTCATACTGCTGAGAACCAGAGCCACCTGATGGCCATTTTGTTACTGTCTGGATTTAAAgtgctcttttctctcttgtttgtTCCATCTGTGGCAATGAgacaaaaaacatatttaaatgaCATGCAAAAAACTCCTCAGCTTTGCTATGGGTAGCCTGCTGGGTGTTTGTTATAATTCAGACACAACCTTTTAGTTACACTCTGTAATTCCAGTCATCATCTAATGCTATGCTCCCAAAGTGCAACTAGCCATGGAGAGAGCTCTGCGGGAACCTGACAACAGAAAGCAGGGAGAATTAACAACAGACATTGGAATTTTATGAGATGTAAGAACCCActtatttccttgttttctgaagcCTATTAGCCATCAGTATAATTGCTCTCAATTCAGGAATCACAGCTCTGAGGATAAAATGGGCTTAAGTGGCCACAGAACTAGAAATAGCAACACTACGTGGCCACCAATACTTAGGTAGACATACAAAATACAATATCCAGATTCCTCaaatattcttaaaaacaacaggaaCAGATGGTTTCAAGTCCACAACGAGCTACTCACACACAACTCTGGATTGCACTGCCTTCACAAACTCCATTTTTGCAATTCAGTTTCCACTCTTTTTACTTAAGCACTAAATGAAGTTGATTTGATACAACGtagctaataataataatgtttccATTGCACTCcaaagcaggaggaaggctgtTTCAAGAAGGAAAGAGTGAAAGTTTTCTAACTGGGTAAGGCATCTTACAACAATGAGAACTATAATTACTGGTGCTACTGAACTGGTTTAATCTGCTGCTCAGCAAAAACCTGAACATAAGCTCCAAAGGAATAACTCTTCTCAGAACATACCAACAGAGATCACAGAAACCCAATCTTCTGACCCCTTCTGCCATGAGTTCCAATATTGCTGATTTGCAATTTGATTATGAAACACTAAACTACAGTTTTCACATTGTAAACTACCCATCTTGCTCTTTCAGTTCAAACTGAGTCACATAGAATAATAATACTAATCAAGGGACACTGATTCCAGCTTCCCTGGAATCAATCCAGTATTGACAAAAtactttccaaagaaaagaaataataaatcagTTCCAGGTGTCCAGGTGAATTCAGAGCGATCATTTAAACAGCCTCATGACAGCTAAACTGAAAAATCTCATTTGAGCATAGAATTTGAGCCTGATTCTAAAACTGTGCAGAGAAGCCAGTGCTGCTGCTAGCTTTAAACAGCAGTGCGGCTACTCAGCATTTCTACAATGCAGCCTTAGAGCACTCTGTCAGTGCCCgtggcatagaatcatagaagaatTATATTACTTGAAAGAGACAGAACTGGAcactgagcagtgcagcacctcctagcaaacaggaaaaaatgtgatTATGGGCAACGTTAACCCTTAAAATAACTCTTACATTGGAGAAGTTTTGGGAACTGGTGCAGGGCCTGGCATTAATCACAGCAACACTACTGGcttaattgccttttttttttttcttcttcctggcCCAAATGCAGAGATCAGGGTGTTCTGGACAAAGTTTTGCCatacttcattcttttcttaaaCAATTCCACAATATAACCCAGattgaagatgaaagaaaacaagcatgAAGTACAagatctcctttttcttcagagCTCCATACAAACACATAGACAGATTAACAGATTTATAAACAACTCCTTTGTTTAGGCTAGATTTAGATAAAGTCCCTTTTCCACCGTAATACAACCAAAACACCTCTGAAACTTCCACAAAAGCTCAGAGACACGGTGGTTGTAGCTTACACAGCCTAACACAGAGTAGCTTTGATGTGAAGGTCATAAAGCATCTGCATTCCATTTCACATACCAAGACATTTCTGTATTAGCGCTACAATAGGTCTTCACTTTTTCAGAACAAATATGTACTTGGACACCACCAAttgcaacaaaataaatatacatactTTATACAAAAGGTACTTACCCATATCTGAGAATGAGCTGTCAATGAGCAACATGAGTACTTCTAGCTGTTTTTTGTAGATGTAGAATTACATTGTTGATCTAGGACTGTGCAACAATAACTTTCCACCAAATGTTTATCTAAGGCAACTAAATTTTAGTTTACTTAAGGATCATTCATTTCCCTTTGGACAGTCACTCTATCCAAGGGGTGCAGtggaattgccaggtcacagcctgaaccaatagCTGAGCTCCAGGTGAGAAGGCATGGCTAACCCAAGGAgttcaggtgcaagcaatgctcctaagtgactggaaggggtggagctgggaTCCACTCTTCCTCACCCTCATTCAAGGGTTAGCAGCTGAATAAAGACTGCATTCCTCTTGAGCTGTTGCTGGTTATCAGAAGTGGAAAGccaattttctttatttattacCTGTTATTGCTCTGCAGTGCCTGTATCCCATTTGAAGGAGCACTGTCACCTTTTGCCATATGGGGTGTTTATTATAGAGTCATACCTGACTAAGGTATCATTTTGGATCTCTGAAGAACTCCAAGTAATGTGATCCATAAGCTGACTGAACTTCTCTGAAATGCACAGTCTAATGGTGTATGGAACTCAGATACATAATTATTCACTCCAGCAAGATACTAGTAACTCTTTGGAGCAGAAAATCACTAAACTTCCTGCCGACATTGAATGAAATGCTTGTATCATCGAGGGTTACCTCAATCATGGATTAAGATTTGATCTTCATGTGTTAGCTCAAGGGATCCATGCAAATCTTAATAGCATGGCTTCACTGGCTTCACTGAGGACTGTAGTAGGTAAGAATGGTTCTAAAGTCTGCAGATAGTCTATCTGCTGCGCATGAGACTGACAAAACGAGTATGACTCACAAAATGAGTCAAACTCCTAAAAAGTACACTTACACATTTGTTTCCTCATGACATACCTCTGGAATAGCAACTGATGTGTTCATAATCAATATCTCTCGCAGTGCAATCCACAACTCAGAAATGACACATACACAGATGCTATAATCTCATGGAATAACCATGTCATAGTGAGAGACTGTAAGGCTGACAACAATCAGAATCCcaaatatactttttttatAGCCTGCACCAAAGATTCTCGATCAATCTAACAGGCTGCTATTGGAGAAACTCACTCTGTGTCAATCTTCAGACAGAATTCCAGGAGAAACAGTCCAACATTTGATAAGTGGtgataaaatgcaaattaagaaattgcaaaggaaaaacacaattCTGTTCTATCCAAGCATACTCAATACACTGAACAGGTGGTTGAGCAATATCAACACACTTTTATCAACATAGCTAAGACACTCAGAGTTATCGCTGTCTTTAGTACACCCTCTAAAAGttgttttattctcttcagAGTCCTGCTGTGAAAACATGGCAGGTGTGCTGGGATTGCTGGGCAGGGCACATGGCTTAAGTCATCTCAGAAAGTGACAGGAGACTGAGAGAATGGGCAAGGAAGCAATAGCAAAAAGCTGCAGTATGTGACAAAACAGACATGTAGAAACAGTGGCAACAGGTTTTGGGATGAGTATTTCGTGGGTAATTCTGTAAAGATCATGGAGAGTCTTATCCTACAAAGCTTTCCCTGTTCAAGAGATTCCACGGAAAGCAGGTCTGACATCAGTTCTGTATTCAGCATTAAAGATTGATAAAGGATTAATTTATCATAGCaacctcactgtaaaaaaacaaccacactTGCAGTTGCATTTTGAAAGGCTTCACAGTACTATACTGCTGAATGTAACACATTTTAATACAGACTGACAGAATTTGTAAGCGTATGCTGAAATTTTTCAGCACTAATTTCACTTCCTGCTTAtctgtctgatttttttccacagttgtCTTTACCCTGGGGAACAATCCTAACGGCAGCACAGTGCCAAGAATCAGGTATCTGGAAGCAGCAGTATTTTCTAAACGATagctctgcttctcctcccCTCTTTGCAGCATTTCCTCCTGAAAGCATGGGAATGCGCTTGCTTGCTCATCACTCCTGCTACCCTAAACAACCGAGATAGCTTTGTTCTTCTGCACCAGCAATTCTGCTCGTGTACACTGAaactgaatttccttttttagACAGCAAGGACGCagactttcttcctcttctccctccctctgcctccccaccccctcctaCAGCCTTTGCGTGCCCTCATCttaccttcagcagcagcagaaatcctTGCTGCAGTTTTTTCCTCATTAGAAGCTCTATGgcaacagcagctctgaggcagCAGTTCTTTACGGTTCacacttctctctctttccttctgcagaaagaCATGCAGTTTGTTAGCCCAGTAAATTAGCAAAGACAATTCCAATGCAGTGAGAATTAACAAACATAGTTCTGATGtgatttcagaaaaaatgtGCTCCCAGAGGTGCAAACTTCTATATCCAGAAGATGAAGGTTAGCAATGCAAATGAATAATAGTAAAGGAAACTAGAGAACTCCTTTTGTGTAATGAATTGAAGGTATGTAAAATCCCTGCGATACTCAGATTTTCATACAGAAACATGAGAATGGAAAAACTCTGAGCTTAAGATGCACAAAATATCACATCCACATAAGTCCAGAaagctgtaaatattttgtaattgaGTCTTTACTCATTACTGACAAATAGACTAAAGCAGTGCTTTGTTCAATTCCTGCTAAAACAAAAGGAATCATGTCATACAAGATCTCATGGTCTTGCAATGCATGGCAACATATTTGGAAATGGTAACACAagctacagaaagcaaatgagcaaagaaagagaaaactgtaGGAATGGGTGGTTATTGAATATCCATGACATCTGCTCActtacatattttaattttcctattttttccacttcaaaatTAATCAGCAGAATGTGCTACAAATAAAGGTTGAATatgttagcaaaaaaaaaaaacaactgtataAGACTCAGAAGAATTACTAAAAGCTATTATAGTACCTAGCACAAGATAAAATGACTTTCATCAGCAGAACATATATTTGcttcatttactgaaaaaaagccAGTAAATTTTCATCTAACCACTTCCCAGATCTGCATGAAATAAATCAACATATTTCTGTAATTCAACATGAActctcatttctgtttcctgctgtgtAAAGAACAAAGGtttcactgctgacagcagtgTCACGAAGCCCTGGGTTAgcacaagcagtgctgcagcagttccAAGCCAAAATAACATGATCACCTGTATGCTGGCTGTGCTTGCATCACTGGATCCTGGGAGAACCTGCGCAGCTGTTCTTGGGCACCACCTGAAGATAAAAGAACAAGCTTTTCACCATCTTGCACCTTACACATTCATTTCTGCTGTACCTGGTAGCATTTGTTCagcatacaaaacaaaatataatagCATTCTAGGGTGGGTTACAGCACAAATCATGGGAGCTAAGGGCTGGCCTACAGGTGCCCCACTACCctaaaaagaaaccacaaacaAAAGAGGGGAAAGGTCACAAGTGAGCTCCTTGGCAGCTTTAGGTGCTCATTTCAGACCCAGTCCTGACAACAGCATGCAGCTGTAACACTGGGAGTGAGGAAAGCCTCCcagtattacattttttaatacaaaacaaaaaatctcacaaggattaacaaaacaaaagtgatTAAACAGACCTCAGTGTTTACCTCCACTGATTTTCTTAAAAACCTTTTACTCGGGTGAAACCTCAGCTCCCCTTCCGGAATGACCACCTCGCAGATAGAAGCATAGCACAGAAAGCAATCGGTCCTTAAACAGTTTACAGTCTAAGGGACGCTTCTAAAATAGGAGATTATAATTCTCATTTTCCAGGCAGATGAAATGAGGGCACAAAGCTGAAAGTACTCATCTGTATTCTCCTATTTagacagcactgctgacagAACCAGAGCTCGGGGAATCTGAGCTGTGCTTACCTCCAGAAATAAACAGATGCCAATTTCTTACAAAAATTAAAGCTCTGTGGAAAACTTTCAGTTTCTGGAAACCAAGGTTTACCTCAAGGCAATACCTCTAACGACACAGCTCATTTTATTAATGACCATCTTTACTGCTAACATTTACAGGTAGGAACAAGCTCTTTAAACACAAAATACTCTGTTTTACAGGTTAAGACACTCtgctggaggagatggagagTTCAGCACACACACAAGGCTGGATCTCTTgaggatttttgttttactaCAGACTGTGATGCTGTGGATATAGCCCTGTACAATCCAAGAGCTGCTGGGGCTTGTCTTGTTACAGCTCACAGGCATTGGGTCCTCCTTGAAAGGACAGAAACACCACTCTGTTTCTTGGAGGCATGCTTAATCAATGAAGAAAGGTACTTAAAATTCAATACAGATGCAGCTCAGCCAGTATGGctctttcaaaaatgaagtgaaatcaGCTCAGTGATTAAAAATCTCAGGCATCTTCAGGGGATTCCAAATTGAACAACCATGAGAACAAATAAGTTACTTAGATGGTTCGCCAATATCAAAGGGAAAAGTGCTTTCTTTATACAATTAAATTTACCTTTTTCTCAACAATGgaaaaaacattatttgaagACTTTCTCAGGGAAATACATGACACGCTATTCCAGGGTAGTGGAGAAGCCTCCTAattaacttaaaaaacaaatgtaacCCCAGGACTGCCCGGATGTTATCAGCAGCTGCCACCTGCTTAATCgctctttctttgcttttgcaatAGAAAGAACAAACTCTATCCTGAAAGCATGCAGGCAACTCCTATCAAATGCTTTCTAAGCCTCTTCCCATTACGTATCTCGACATTTTTCAAACACTAGCCCACGCATAGCCTCTGAGGAAAGTACTTTTTCCCCActtcacagaggaaaaatactgaagtgcAAACTTTTC
Above is a window of Gallus gallus isolate bGalGal1 chromosome 9, bGalGal1.mat.broiler.GRCg7b, whole genome shotgun sequence DNA encoding:
- the KNG1 gene encoding kininogen-1 is translated as MKLFVIVALCCSFFSTRATPLPFEFSDCDDPDVLEAVDTALQKYNGDRATGNQFALYMVMEAKRTVGPDKQFYVKYKIRETTCATEENKLWKDCDYKAPAEAKTGECTAQVHMNNAEKTSNVSQDCKIVPVQPLIPFTQGICLGCFHTISTDNSQVAEILKKAIQKFNKHSTETVLFKLVEITTAQRQVVAGWNYKIKYEIEETNCSKDHFQDLTHECRTTSGGRRGKCDAKAYENLRAEIVDIASQCKFPVEEVVNLPTHVCPGCSSTIPTDSARVKELLKASVEKFNLESNDDFYYQAEEIESATVQVVAGQNYHLTFFVQKTNCSKKEFEKLSEDCEATTNSLPLRCEAQIYVVPWENKIFPKVNCSQYQIMTAMVRRPPGFTPLRSFAVLSQVDETSPSNATEGESQRAGEEVRKDDRQGPDGEGEPGPKHRHKHRHGLKMDHESAKRHRHKTDCGHRNDHRCGHQKHGKNGKHKHHKSESSEESTERVLSQKETFPSSTAETALELVNPDVVRTETGTPTEPVNSPDISSFNGLLDHTESPLPKCPGKPWKPILDLPIPSSLPREFLNEDLLPSVTENIDLTTENPPPPENEEMSFDLADALQ